A genomic window from Microbacterium sp. ET2 includes:
- the rpsJ gene encoding 30S ribosomal protein S10 yields the protein MAGQKIRIRLKSYDHAGLDSSARKIVDTVTRAGATVVGPVPLPTEKNVVVVIRSPHKYKDSREHFEMRTHKRLIDIIDPTPKAVDSLMRLDLPADVNIEIKL from the coding sequence ATGGCGGGACAGAAGATCCGCATCCGACTGAAGTCGTACGACCACGCCGGTCTCGACTCGTCGGCGCGCAAGATCGTCGACACCGTGACCCGTGCCGGCGCAACGGTCGTGGGCCCCGTGCCCCTCCCTACGGAGAAGAACGTCGTCGTCGTCATCCGGTCGCCCCACAAGTACAAGGACAGCCGCGAGCACTTCGAGATGCGCACCCACAAGCGTCTGATCGACATCATCGATCCCACGCCCAAGGCCGTCGACTCGCTGATGCGCCTTGACCTGCCGGCCGACGTCAACATCGAGATCAAGCTCTGA
- the rplD gene encoding 50S ribosomal protein L4, with protein MADSTLALDVLKADGKKAGSVELPAALFDVKTNIPLIHQVVVAQRAAARQGTHATKTRGDVSGSGRKPFKQKGTGNARQGSVRMPQHRGGGTVHGPQPRDYSQRTPKKMIAAALLGALSDRARGERLHIVESLGVTDAPSTKAAASVLTALGAVKNVLVVVERTDEISVMSVRNLAYVHVLSFDQLNAYDVLVSDDIVFTKAAYDAFVSARTATTQEVSA; from the coding sequence ATGGCTGACTCCACTCTCGCGCTCGACGTCCTGAAGGCCGACGGAAAGAAGGCCGGCTCTGTCGAGCTGCCCGCCGCGCTCTTCGACGTCAAGACGAACATCCCGCTCATCCACCAGGTCGTCGTCGCCCAGCGCGCCGCCGCCCGCCAGGGGACGCACGCGACCAAGACCCGCGGCGACGTCTCGGGTTCGGGTCGCAAGCCCTTCAAGCAGAAGGGCACGGGCAACGCCCGTCAGGGTTCGGTCCGGATGCCGCAGCACCGCGGCGGTGGCACCGTCCACGGTCCGCAGCCCCGCGACTACTCGCAGCGCACCCCCAAGAAGATGATCGCCGCGGCGCTCCTGGGCGCCCTGAGCGACCGCGCCCGCGGTGAGCGTCTCCACATCGTCGAGTCGCTCGGCGTGACCGATGCGCCCTCGACCAAGGCCGCGGCATCCGTGCTCACCGCACTCGGCGCCGTCAAGAACGTCCTGGTCGTGGTCGAGCGCACCGACGAGATCAGCGTCATGAGCGTCCGCAACCTCGCGTACGTCCACGTGCTGTCCTTCGACCAGCTCAACGCCTACGACGTGCTCGTCTCCGACGACATCGTCTTCACCAAGGCCGCGTACGACGCCTTCGTGTCGGCTCGCACAGCCACCACCCAGGAGGTCTCGGCATGA
- the rplW gene encoding 50S ribosomal protein L23, whose product MNNIAVNKDPRDIILKPVVSEKSYGLIDEGKYTFLVDPRATKTEIKLAIEKIFGVKVASVNTLNRTGKARRTRFGMGKRKDTKRAIVTLKSGTIDIFTAVG is encoded by the coding sequence ATGAACAACATCGCCGTCAACAAGGACCCGCGCGACATCATCCTGAAGCCGGTCGTGTCCGAGAAGAGCTACGGGCTCATCGACGAGGGCAAGTACACCTTCCTCGTCGACCCGCGGGCGACCAAGACCGAGATCAAGCTCGCGATCGAGAAGATCTTCGGCGTCAAGGTGGCCTCGGTCAACACGCTGAACCGCACGGGCAAGGCTCGTCGCACCCGCTTCGGCATGGGAAAGCGCAAGGACACCAAGCGCGCCATCGTCACCCTGAAGTCGGGCACCATCGACATCTTCACCGCGGTCGGCTGA
- the rplB gene encoding 50S ribosomal protein L2, which yields MAIRKYKPTTPGRRGSSVADFAEITRSTPEKSLLRPLAKTGGRNNQGRITTRHIGGGHKRQYRVIDFRRDDKDGVNAKVAHIEYDPNRTARIALLHYVDGEKRYILAPNKLAQGDVVESGPSADIKPGNNLPLRNIPTGTVIHAIELRPGGGAKMARSAGAAVRLVAKDGPYAQLRLPSGEIRNVDVRCRATIGEVGNAEQSNINWGKAGRKRWKGVRPTVRGVAMNPVDHPHGGGEGKTSGGRHPVSPWGQAEGRTRHANKESDKLIVRRRNAGKKRK from the coding sequence ATGGCTATTCGCAAGTACAAGCCCACGACCCCCGGTCGCCGCGGCTCGTCGGTGGCGGACTTCGCCGAGATCACCCGATCGACGCCCGAGAAGTCCCTCCTCCGCCCGCTGGCAAAGACCGGCGGTCGCAACAACCAGGGCCGCATCACGACCCGTCACATCGGTGGTGGCCACAAGCGCCAGTACCGCGTCATCGACTTCCGTCGTGACGACAAGGACGGCGTCAACGCCAAGGTCGCGCACATCGAGTACGACCCCAACCGCACCGCTCGCATCGCGCTGCTTCACTACGTCGACGGCGAGAAGCGCTACATCCTCGCCCCGAACAAGCTGGCGCAGGGTGACGTGGTCGAGTCGGGTCCGTCGGCTGACATCAAGCCCGGCAACAACCTGCCGCTGCGCAACATCCCCACGGGTACGGTCATCCACGCCATCGAGCTCCGCCCCGGCGGCGGCGCGAAGATGGCCCGCTCGGCCGGCGCCGCGGTGCGCCTGGTCGCGAAGGACGGCCCGTACGCCCAGCTGCGTCTGCCCTCGGGCGAGATCCGCAACGTCGACGTCCGCTGCCGCGCGACGATCGGCGAGGTCGGCAACGCCGAGCAGTCCAACATCAACTGGGGCAAGGCCGGCCGCAAGCGCTGGAAGGGCGTCCGCCCGACCGTGCGTGGTGTCGCCATGAACCCCGTCGACCACCCGCACGGTGGTGGTGAGGGCAAGACCTCCGGTGGTCGCCACCCGGTCTCGCCGTGGGGTCAGGCCGAGGGCCGCACCCGCCACGCCAACAAGGAGAGCGACAAGCTCATCGTCCGCCGTCGCAACGCCGGCAAGAAGCGCAAGTAG
- the rpsS gene encoding 30S ribosomal protein S19 — translation MPRSLKKGPFVDEHLLRKVVSQNEAGTKNVIKTWSRRSMIVPAMLGHTIAVHDGRKHIPVFVTETMVGHKLGEFAPTRTFRGHEKDDKKGRRR, via the coding sequence ATGCCACGCAGTCTTAAGAAGGGCCCCTTCGTCGACGAGCACCTGCTTCGCAAGGTTGTTTCGCAGAACGAGGCGGGAACCAAGAACGTCATCAAGACGTGGTCACGTCGCTCGATGATCGTGCCGGCCATGCTCGGCCACACGATCGCCGTCCACGATGGCCGCAAGCACATCCCGGTCTTCGTCACCGAGACGATGGTCGGCCACAAGCTGGGCGAGTTCGCGCCCACCCGCACCTTCCGCGGTCACGAGAAGGACGACAAGAAGGGCCGCCGCCGCTGA
- the rplV gene encoding 50S ribosomal protein L22, protein MVESIARVRHIRVTPQKARRVVALIKGKQAQEALAILKFAQQSASEPIYKLVESAIANARVKADKENEYLDDADLYVKNAYVDEGTTLKRFQPRAQGRAFQIKKRTSHITVVLSTPEVAETAPAATSKKASK, encoded by the coding sequence ATGGTGGAGTCCATCGCACGCGTGCGACACATCCGCGTGACCCCTCAGAAGGCTCGTCGTGTCGTCGCTCTCATCAAGGGCAAGCAGGCTCAGGAGGCCCTGGCCATCCTGAAGTTCGCTCAGCAGAGCGCCAGTGAGCCCATCTACAAGCTCGTCGAGTCGGCCATCGCGAATGCTCGCGTCAAGGCCGACAAGGAGAACGAGTACCTCGACGACGCCGACCTGTACGTGAAGAACGCGTACGTGGACGAGGGCACGACGCTCAAGCGTTTCCAGCCCCGCGCCCAGGGTCGCGCGTTCCAGATCAAGAAGCGCACCAGCCACATCACCGTCGTGCTGTCGACCCCCGAGGTCGCCGAGACGGCTCCGGCTGCCACGAGCAAGAAGGCGAGCAAGTAA
- the rpsC gene encoding 30S ribosomal protein S3: MGQKVNPYGFRLGITTDHVSRWFSDSTKPGQRYADYVAEDIKIRQLLQKQLDRAGVSNIEIERTRDRVRVDIHTARPGIVIGRRGAEAERIRADLEKLTGKQIQLNILEVKNPEADAQLVAQGIAEQLSARVAFRRAMRKGLQGAQRAGAKGVRIQVSGRLGGAEMSRSEFYREGRVPLHTLRANIDYGFYEAKTTFGRIGVKVWIYKGDLTNKELAREQANAPKSRGRDDRGDRRRGPRSEAPVAEGASA; this comes from the coding sequence ATGGGACAGAAGGTCAACCCGTACGGCTTCCGCCTCGGCATCACCACCGACCACGTGTCGCGGTGGTTCTCCGACTCGACGAAGCCCGGTCAGCGCTACGCCGACTACGTGGCCGAGGACATCAAGATCCGTCAGCTGCTGCAGAAGCAGCTCGACCGCGCCGGTGTCAGCAACATCGAGATCGAGCGCACCCGCGACCGTGTCCGCGTCGACATCCACACCGCCCGCCCGGGCATCGTGATCGGTCGTCGCGGCGCCGAGGCCGAGCGCATCCGCGCCGACCTCGAGAAGCTCACCGGCAAGCAGATCCAGCTGAACATCCTCGAGGTCAAGAACCCCGAGGCCGACGCTCAGCTGGTCGCGCAGGGCATCGCCGAGCAGCTCTCTGCTCGCGTGGCGTTCCGCCGCGCGATGCGCAAGGGCCTGCAGGGCGCGCAGCGCGCCGGCGCCAAAGGCGTCCGCATCCAGGTCTCCGGCCGCCTCGGCGGCGCCGAGATGAGCCGTTCGGAGTTCTACCGCGAGGGCCGGGTGCCGCTGCACACGCTGCGCGCGAACATCGACTACGGCTTCTACGAGGCCAAGACCACCTTCGGCCGCATCGGCGTGAAGGTCTGGATCTATAAGGGCGACCTCACCAACAAGGAACTCGCACGCGAGCAGGCCAACGCGCCGAAGTCGCGCGGTCGTGACGACCGCGGCGACCGTCGCCGCGGCCCCCGCAGCGAGGCCCCCGTCGCAGAAGGAGCGTCGGCGTAA
- the rplP gene encoding 50S ribosomal protein L16 encodes MLIPRKVKYRKQHHPGRSGQATGGTKVSFGEFGIQALTPAYVTNRQIESARIAMTRHIKRGGKVWINIYPDRPLTKKPAETRMGSGKGSPEWWVANVKPGRVLFEVSGVNEQLAREALTRAIHKLPLKARIIKREEGDA; translated from the coding sequence ATGCTCATTCCCCGCAAGGTCAAGTACCGCAAGCAGCACCACCCGGGTCGCTCGGGCCAGGCCACCGGCGGCACGAAGGTCTCCTTCGGCGAGTTCGGCATCCAGGCCCTCACCCCCGCGTATGTGACGAACCGTCAGATCGAGTCCGCTCGTATCGCGATGACACGTCACATCAAGCGTGGCGGCAAGGTGTGGATCAACATCTACCCCGACCGACCGCTCACCAAGAAGCCCGCCGAAACCCGCATGGGTTCCGGTAAGGGTTCGCCGGAGTGGTGGGTCGCCAACGTCAAGCCGGGCCGGGTCCTCTTCGAGGTCTCGGGCGTGAACGAGCAGCTCGCTCGTGAGGCGCTGACCCGTGCCATCCACAAGCTGCCCCTGAAGGCACGCATCATCAAGCGCGAGGAGGGCGACGCGTAA
- the rpmC gene encoding 50S ribosomal protein L29: MAIGTKTLAPSELDTFEDQRLVEELRKAKEELFNLRFQSATGQLESHGRIRAVKRDIARLYTVIRERELGIRATPAPVETATKTKKTKAKKADAADSAAKEEGAE, translated from the coding sequence ATGGCGATCGGCACCAAGACGCTCGCACCGAGCGAGCTGGACACGTTCGAAGACCAGCGCCTGGTCGAGGAGCTGCGCAAGGCCAAGGAAGAGCTGTTCAACCTGCGCTTCCAGTCGGCCACCGGCCAGCTCGAGAGCCACGGCCGCATCCGCGCCGTCAAGCGCGACATCGCGCGGCTGTACACCGTGATCCGTGAGCGCGAGCTCGGCATCCGTGCCACGCCTGCGCCCGTGGAGACCGCGACGAAGACGAAGAAGACCAAGGCCAAGAAGGCGGATGCCGCTGACTCGGCCGCGAAGGAAGAGGGGGCTGAGTGA
- the rpsQ gene encoding 30S ribosomal protein S17: MATAKKADAATEQVKGHESAEHDVRDADARGYRKARRGYVISDKMDKTIVVEVEDRVKHPLYGKVIRRTSKVKAHDEGNTAGIGDLVVINETRPLSATKRWRLVEIVEKAK, encoded by the coding sequence ATGGCCACCGCCAAGAAGGCCGACGCCGCCACGGAGCAGGTCAAGGGCCACGAGAGCGCCGAGCACGATGTGCGCGACGCCGACGCCCGCGGGTACCGCAAGGCCCGCCGCGGCTACGTCATCAGCGACAAGATGGACAAGACCATCGTCGTCGAGGTCGAAGACCGCGTGAAGCACCCGCTGTACGGCAAGGTCATCCGCCGCACGTCCAAGGTGAAGGCGCACGATGAGGGCAACACCGCCGGCATCGGCGACCTGGTCGTCATCAACGAGACCCGCCCGCTCAGCGCGACCAAGCGCTGGCGTCTGGTCGAGATCGTGGAGAAGGCCAAGTGA
- the rplN gene encoding 50S ribosomal protein L14, with the protein MIQNESRLKVADNTGAKELLTIRVLGGSNRRYAGVGDVIVATVKDAIPGGNVKKGDVVKAVVVRTVKQTRRADGSYIKFDENAAVILKSDGEPRGTRIFGPVGRELRDKRFMKIVSLAPEVI; encoded by the coding sequence GTGATCCAGAACGAATCCCGGCTGAAGGTCGCCGACAACACCGGCGCCAAGGAGCTGCTCACCATCCGCGTGCTCGGCGGCTCGAACCGTCGGTACGCCGGCGTGGGCGATGTCATCGTCGCCACCGTCAAGGACGCCATTCCCGGCGGCAACGTCAAGAAGGGTGACGTCGTCAAGGCGGTCGTCGTCCGGACGGTCAAGCAGACCCGACGTGCCGACGGCTCATACATCAAGTTCGACGAGAACGCCGCCGTCATCCTGAAGAGCGACGGGGAGCCCCGCGGCACCCGCATCTTCGGGCCGGTCGGCCGTGAGCTGCGCGACAAGCGGTTCATGAAGATCGTCTCGCTCGCCCCGGAGGTCATCTGA
- the rplX gene encoding 50S ribosomal protein L24 → MAKIKKGDLVQVISGAKPERGGDRGKQGKVLEVLPEQNRVIVEGVNFVTKHNRVGQSQRGTKTGGIETMEAPIHISNVSLVDPQTKKPTRVGHRVEEQAKDGVKRTVRVRYAKKSGKDL, encoded by the coding sequence ATGGCGAAGATCAAGAAGGGCGACCTGGTTCAGGTCATCTCGGGCGCCAAGCCCGAGCGCGGCGGAGATCGCGGTAAGCAGGGCAAGGTCCTCGAGGTCCTTCCCGAGCAGAACCGCGTGATCGTCGAAGGCGTGAACTTCGTCACCAAGCACAACCGCGTGGGCCAGTCCCAGCGCGGCACCAAGACGGGCGGCATCGAAACGATGGAAGCCCCGATCCACATCTCCAACGTCTCCCTGGTCGACCCCCAGACGAAGAAGCCGACCCGCGTCGGTCACCGCGTCGAGGAGCAGGCCAAGGACGGCGTGAAGCGCACCGTCCGCGTGCGCTATGCGAAGAAGTCAGGCAAGGACCTCTGA
- the rplE gene encoding 50S ribosomal protein L5: MSTATAVEAGKIQPRLKQKYKSEIQKKLQDEFGYANVMQIPGLVKVVVNTGVGEAARDSKVIDGAVDDLTKITGQKPVVTKARKSIAQFKLREGQAIGAHVTLRGDRAWEFLDRLINLALPRIRDFRGLSGKQFDGNGNYTFGLQEQSVFHEIDQDKIDRVRGFDITIVTSAKTDDEGRALLRHLGFPFRAEGAQQ, encoded by the coding sequence ATGAGCACCGCAACTGCCGTCGAGGCTGGCAAAATCCAGCCCCGCCTGAAGCAGAAGTACAAGTCCGAGATCCAGAAGAAGCTGCAGGATGAGTTCGGCTACGCCAACGTCATGCAGATTCCGGGCCTCGTGAAGGTCGTGGTCAACACCGGTGTCGGTGAGGCGGCTCGCGACAGCAAGGTGATCGATGGTGCGGTCGACGACCTCACCAAGATCACCGGTCAGAAGCCGGTCGTGACGAAGGCTCGCAAGTCCATCGCGCAGTTCAAGCTGCGTGAGGGCCAGGCCATCGGCGCGCACGTGACCCTCCGGGGCGACCGCGCGTGGGAGTTCCTGGACCGCCTGATCAACCTGGCTCTGCCCCGCATCCGCGACTTCCGCGGGCTGTCGGGAAAGCAGTTCGACGGCAACGGCAACTACACCTTCGGCCTGCAGGAGCAGTCGGTCTTCCACGAGATCGACCAGGACAAGATCGACCGCGTCCGCGGGTTCGACATCACGATCGTGACGTCGGCGAAGACGGATGACGAGGGCCGCGCACTCCTGCGCCACCTCGGCTTCCCCTTCCGCGCCGAGGGCGCACAGCAGTAA
- the rpsH gene encoding 30S ribosomal protein S8 encodes MTMTDPVADMLTRLRNANSAHHDSVSLPSSKLKTHIADILKQEGYISDWAVEDARVGQTLTLTLKYGPNRERSIAGIKRVSKPGLRVYAKSSEIPTVLGGLGVAILSTSSGLLTDRQAEQKGVGGEVLAYVW; translated from the coding sequence ATGACGATGACAGACCCGGTCGCTGACATGCTGACCCGTCTGCGCAACGCGAACTCGGCGCACCACGACTCCGTGTCGCTGCCGAGCTCGAAGCTCAAGACCCACATCGCCGACATCCTCAAGCAGGAGGGCTACATCTCCGACTGGGCCGTCGAGGACGCCCGTGTCGGCCAGACGCTGACCCTCACCCTGAAGTACGGCCCGAACCGCGAGCGGTCCATCGCCGGCATCAAGCGCGTGTCCAAGCCGGGCCTGCGCGTGTACGCCAAGTCCTCCGAGATCCCCACGGTCCTCGGCGGTCTGGGCGTCGCCATCCTGTCCACCTCCTCCGGTCTTCTCACCGACCGTCAGGCCGAGCAGAAGGGCGTGGGTGGGGAAGTCCTCGCCTACGTGTGGTGA
- the rplF gene encoding 50S ribosomal protein L6 — protein MSRIGRLPIDIPSGVTITVTGQDVAVKGPKGELALTVARPIEVKVEDNQVIVTRPDDERESRSLHGLTRTLINNNIIGVTQGYTKGLEVVGTGYRVAQKGSSIEFALGFSHPVLVEPPAGITLTVEGNNKVTVSGIDKQAVGEAAANIRKIRKPEPYKGKGVRYAGEVVRRKAGKAGK, from the coding sequence ATGTCGCGTATCGGACGTCTCCCGATCGACATCCCCTCCGGCGTCACCATCACGGTGACCGGCCAGGATGTCGCAGTGAAGGGCCCCAAGGGCGAGCTCGCGCTCACCGTGGCCCGTCCCATCGAAGTCAAGGTCGAGGACAACCAGGTGATCGTCACCCGTCCCGACGACGAGCGCGAGTCGCGGTCGCTTCACGGCCTGACCCGCACGCTCATCAACAACAACATCATCGGCGTCACCCAGGGCTACACCAAGGGCCTCGAGGTCGTCGGCACCGGTTACCGCGTCGCGCAGAAGGGCAGCTCGATCGAGTTCGCCCTCGGCTTCTCGCACCCGGTTCTCGTCGAGCCCCCCGCGGGCATCACGCTGACGGTCGAGGGCAACAACAAGGTCACCGTCAGCGGCATCGACAAGCAGGCCGTCGGCGAGGCGGCTGCGAACATCCGCAAGATCCGCAAGCCCGAGCCGTACAAGGGCAAGGGTGTGCGCTACGCCGGCGAGGTCGTTCGGCGCAAGGCCGGAAAGGCTGGTAAGTAA
- the rplR gene encoding 50S ribosomal protein L18, whose amino-acid sequence MAVKTKSDARSRRHARLRKKVVGSSERPRLVVTRSARHVFVQVVDDSKGHTVASASTLETDLRGFDGDKTAKARKVGELVAERAKAAGVSDVVFDRGGNRYAGRVAAIADGAREGGLNL is encoded by the coding sequence ATGGCTGTGAAGACGAAGTCCGACGCGCGTTCGCGCCGTCACGCCCGCCTTCGCAAGAAGGTCGTCGGCTCCTCCGAGCGTCCCCGCCTGGTCGTCACCCGTTCGGCACGCCACGTGTTCGTCCAGGTCGTCGACGACAGCAAGGGCCACACCGTGGCATCCGCATCGACGCTCGAAACCGACCTGCGCGGGTTCGACGGCGACAAGACCGCCAAGGCCCGCAAGGTCGGCGAGCTGGTCGCTGAGCGCGCCAAGGCCGCCGGCGTCTCCGACGTGGTGTTCGACCGCGGCGGCAACCGATACGCAGGTCGTGTCGCGGCCATCGCCGACGGCGCCCGCGAAGGGGGGCTCAACCTGTGA
- the rpsE gene encoding 30S ribosomal protein S5 encodes MSDNKENNVTAEAAAEAPADAATATAPPEREREPRRGGRERNPNRDRGSRDRSESQFLERVVTINRVSKVVKGGRRFSFTALVVVGDGNGLVGVGYGKAREVPLAISKGVEEAKRNFFRVPRVASTIPHPVQGEAAAGVVLLRPAAAGTGVIAGGPVRAVLECAGIHDVLSKSLGSSNTINIVHATVEALKQLEEPRHVAARRGLDFDQVAPARLVRAEAEAAAAAKVGA; translated from the coding sequence GTGAGTGACAACAAGGAGAACAACGTGACCGCAGAGGCCGCTGCCGAGGCTCCGGCCGACGCCGCCACCGCTACCGCTCCCCCCGAGCGGGAGCGCGAGCCGCGTCGCGGCGGACGCGAGCGCAACCCCAACCGCGACCGTGGGTCGCGCGACCGCAGCGAGAGCCAGTTCCTCGAGCGCGTCGTGACGATCAACCGCGTGTCGAAGGTCGTCAAGGGTGGTCGCCGGTTCAGCTTCACCGCGCTCGTCGTCGTCGGTGACGGCAACGGGCTGGTCGGAGTCGGCTACGGCAAGGCCCGCGAGGTGCCGCTGGCGATCTCGAAGGGCGTCGAAGAGGCAAAGCGGAACTTCTTCCGCGTGCCCCGCGTCGCCTCGACCATCCCGCACCCCGTCCAGGGTGAGGCTGCTGCCGGTGTGGTGCTCCTGCGCCCCGCCGCCGCCGGTACCGGTGTGATCGCGGGCGGCCCGGTGCGTGCCGTCCTCGAGTGTGCGGGTATCCACGACGTGCTGTCGAAGTCGCTGGGATCGTCGAACACGATCAACATCGTCCACGCGACCGTCGAGGCGCTGAAGCAGCTGGAGGAGCCCCGTCACGTCGCCGCGCGCCGTGGACTGGACTTCGACCAGGTCGCGCCCGCCCGTCTGGTCCGCGCCGAGGCCGAGGCCGCGGCTGCAGCGAAGGTAGGTGCCTGA
- the rpmD gene encoding 50S ribosomal protein L30, translated as MAARLKVTQIKSKVSEKQNQRDTLRSLGLKRIGDTVVRPDDSQTRGYVRTVAHLVKVEEID; from the coding sequence ATGGCCGCGCGTCTGAAGGTGACGCAGATCAAGTCCAAGGTGAGCGAGAAGCAGAATCAGCGCGACACCCTCCGGAGCCTGGGTCTCAAGCGGATCGGCGACACCGTCGTCCGTCCCGATGACTCCCAGACCCGCGGGTATGTGCGCACTGTCGCCCACCTCGTGAAGGTTGAGGAGATCGACTGA
- the rplO gene encoding 50S ribosomal protein L15: MAEKKEETAEAVESAPKKTAARKAAPKKETAAKSAPKKDAPASRPGVLKVHHLRPVPGAHTAKTRVGRGEGSKGKTAGRGTKGTKARYQVKAGFEGGQMPLHMRTPKLRGFKNPFRVEYQVVNLDKLAELYPQGGDVTIGDLVAKGAVRKNEKVKVLGTGDISVALNVSVDKVSGSAEQKIVAAGGSVSAGESAGTAQ, from the coding sequence ATGGCGGAGAAGAAGGAAGAGACGGCCGAGGCCGTCGAGTCCGCGCCGAAGAAGACCGCGGCGCGCAAGGCTGCGCCGAAGAAGGAGACCGCCGCGAAGAGCGCGCCGAAGAAGGATGCCCCGGCTTCGCGCCCGGGCGTGCTCAAGGTGCACCACCTCCGCCCGGTCCCCGGTGCTCACACCGCCAAGACCCGCGTGGGTCGCGGTGAGGGCTCGAAGGGCAAGACGGCCGGCCGCGGTACCAAGGGAACCAAGGCCCGGTACCAGGTCAAGGCCGGCTTCGAGGGCGGGCAGATGCCCCTCCACATGCGCACGCCGAAGCTGCGCGGGTTCAAGAACCCGTTCCGCGTGGAGTACCAGGTGGTCAACCTCGACAAGCTCGCCGAGCTCTACCCGCAGGGCGGCGACGTGACCATCGGCGACCTGGTCGCCAAGGGCGCGGTGCGCAAGAACGAGAAGGTCAAGGTGCTCGGCACCGGCGACATCTCGGTGGCGCTCAACGTCTCGGTCGACAAGGTGTCGGGCTCCGCCGAGCAGAAGATCGTCGCCGCGGGCGGCTCGGTCTCCGCCGGCGAGTCGGCGGGCACCGCCCAGTAA
- the secY gene encoding preprotein translocase subunit SecY, translating into MFSAIARVFRTPDLRRKIAFTLGIIALYRLGAHVPAPFVDFPNVQSCLRDSAGTEGLLSLVNLFSGGALLQLSIFALGVMPYITATIIVQLLRVVIPHFEALYKEGQAGQAKLTQYTRYLTIALALLQSTTLVTVARSGQLFGVTGIPECEQLLTNDVWWAQLLMIITMTAGTGLIMWFAELVTERGIGNGMSLLIFTSIAAAFPASMWAIAQSRGFEVFLLVLAVGMVVVALVVFVEQSQRRIPVQYAKRMVGRRTYGGTNTYIPIKVNMAGVVPVIFASSLLYIPALIAQFNQPQPGQEVPGWVAWIQQYLVSGDHPLYMALYFLLIVGFTYFYVAITFNPVDVADNMKKYGGFIPGIRAGRPTAEYLDYVLTRITLPGSIYLGLVALLPLFALALVGANQNFPFGGASILIIVGVGLETVKQIDAQLQQRHYEGLLR; encoded by the coding sequence TTGTTCAGCGCCATCGCGCGTGTCTTCCGCACTCCGGATCTGCGTCGGAAGATCGCTTTCACCCTGGGCATCATCGCCCTGTACCGGCTCGGTGCGCACGTGCCGGCACCGTTCGTGGACTTCCCGAACGTGCAGTCCTGCCTGCGCGACAGCGCCGGCACCGAGGGCCTGCTGTCGCTGGTGAACCTGTTCTCGGGCGGTGCGCTGCTGCAGCTGTCCATCTTCGCGCTCGGCGTGATGCCCTACATCACGGCGACGATCATCGTGCAGCTGCTGCGCGTGGTCATCCCGCACTTCGAAGCGCTGTACAAGGAGGGCCAGGCGGGTCAGGCCAAGCTCACCCAGTACACCCGTTACCTCACCATCGCGCTGGCGCTCCTGCAGTCCACCACTCTGGTGACCGTGGCCCGCAGCGGTCAGCTGTTCGGCGTCACCGGCATCCCCGAGTGCGAGCAGCTGCTCACCAACGACGTCTGGTGGGCGCAGCTGCTGATGATCATCACGATGACCGCCGGAACCGGCCTCATCATGTGGTTCGCCGAGCTCGTCACCGAGCGCGGCATCGGCAACGGCATGTCGCTGCTGATCTTCACCTCGATCGCCGCCGCGTTCCCCGCCTCGATGTGGGCCATCGCCCAGTCGCGCGGCTTCGAGGTCTTCCTCCTCGTCCTCGCCGTCGGCATGGTCGTGGTCGCGCTGGTGGTGTTCGTCGAACAGTCGCAGCGGCGGATCCCCGTGCAGTACGCCAAGCGGATGGTCGGCCGGCGCACGTACGGCGGCACGAACACCTACATCCCGATCAAGGTCAACATGGCCGGTGTGGTGCCGGTGATCTTCGCCTCGTCGCTGCTGTACATCCCCGCGCTCATCGCGCAGTTCAACCAGCCGCAGCCGGGCCAGGAGGTTCCGGGCTGGGTGGCGTGGATCCAGCAGTACCTCGTCTCGGGCGATCACCCGCTGTACATGGCGCTGTACTTCCTGCTCATCGTCGGCTTCACCTACTTCTACGTCGCGATCACCTTCAACCCGGTCGACGTCGCCGACAACATGAAGAAGTACGGCGGCTTCATCCCGGGCATCCGTGCCGGACGTCCGACGGCGGAGTACCTGGACTACGTGCTGACCCGCATCACCCTGCCCGGCTCGATCTACCTCGGCCTGGTGGCGCTCCTGCCGCTGTTCGCGCTGGCGCTGGTGGGTGCGAACCAGAACTTCCCGTTCGGCGGCGCCTCGATCCTCATCATCGTCGGTGTGGGTCTTGAGACCGTGAAGCAGATCGACGCGCAACTGCAGCAGCGTCACTACGAAGGGCTTCTGCGCTGA